In Ignavibacteriales bacterium, a single genomic region encodes these proteins:
- a CDS encoding DEAD/DEAH box helicase, which yields MKDPIGSFETIKENFIRYVKTAFGTKFDGIEKERYALLNSDRVFYRKPWIEPLPDYISSNKCIDDLTLADLGNALNIHEAENFKTLVKTGLFQSTIKLYSHQAEMLKQTLEGNNCIITSGTGSGKTESFLLPLFAQLAKEFTIWQTPLTKPATVNTWWKERSEGGLTTTQIVNTSNFTLSNAARQRQHEKRKAGVRALILYPMNALVEDQMSRLRKALDSDDTRQWLNSNANGNAIYFGRYNGSSPVAGELKKITDNGTVINKRKVNQLVEVLRQIETDSDRVEQYIRTTGKTRNEARELKSFYQRLDGSEMRSRFDMQVAPPDILITNYSMLSIMLMRDIDKGIFDETKEWLACEDLPEAERAAAKPNRIFHLIIDELHLYRGTQGTEVAYLLKLVLNRLGLHPHHPQLRILASSASLESGNKDSKNFICDFFGVSQEHFDRKFKLIEGVNNHVTPFPENGRKLPLNPFKKIAKEFSLAKGNISNTTFIVTCETAATQIATAFNIAQRGSGIEKLLSVITNPSFQLKERLYSPCDDYKAVCSIKANGDDATGKYFAETIFENTTSKEDLQNALRGLLITRALLDEMQFQAIANAIPDERKLPRFRFHYFFRNIEGIWASVKADDIDNDAFADGERTAGKLYSTTRINSERGNRILELLYCDNCGTTLFGGSRLVTRNESGNHSFELLPISPNIEGVPEKTSAKLVEKRSFQEFAVFWACGNQEFTKHDREHGIPVDYWRQTTVNGFNQGNYESNWIPASLNCISGDIDFSHEKANAESNNWIKGYYFTITQNGSNRDIAFPDASGNIDTRETHRALPNVCPCCGLNNQRRRNDSRKVKTTSIRGFRTGFAKTTQMFAKELMYQLPDNESERKLVVFSDSREDAAQIANGIERNHFTDLLREILVSELHTNLMLRFQIVNAFDSGDITKQAEFRLQSQTIFDEVEYLFEKSNYTGTNTNRLREKEDVISKLNEYRSLLINVRELVHITNSVNLAPLIKQFVNLGINPGGNDISLQSKPLNGRFVPWYELINFEREEWNAGISDEFIAEMRDGTFTNLASMFFGSLFYSFESSALGYISINPVLQVITNQANAVAIARNEFMQIVNSTIRILGDKYKHNKVDDADPFNFTAYRELPGQVKKYIRVVAARYSKQETEIGDAVFTTLSTSGLLAGDTGIQIENLFIKVARATDPVWTSPRGSRPHLHFSGGICTYSVTPLKLQPDSVCDDIWEENYLSYNAIKEKRQPIRLHCEELTGQTDDQFERQRHFRNIILPDEGIRQVKTIDLLSVTTTLEVGVDIGALQAVMLGNMPPQRFNYQQRVGRAGRRGQAYSVILTFCRGRSHDEFYFSNPHKITGDSPPTPFLTMNQDRIFKRLLAKEIFRKAYIDESIDITNDEKSSVHGEFGNIGDAQMNWTDYKAQIIHWINNSRTKIEATIDALITPALQVRRNDLITWITDTTGANGLIEKAQSIINNEEIATTDVSEKLAEGGILPMFGMPTTIRNLYHSINNHLEPLSIDRSQSMAIYEFAPGAQKTKDKAIHQVIGFTSDIINTRIHGKETVINARTSNQLPFSLNRWFVRCRACGFFETYSEERKMELEGQNQFDSCPNCGEVNPDKYQRPIKLKSPRAYRTNLSLGSDSKDDSELLLSRPPIFAEKINDPANPDQHQVVNNADLIISDKDVTWRVNTNSDRYFTGKLYNTNNRFPFNSVIGFWFNNQWLVNDLAVNSNSNGYSIFVQNNAAGQDEQIALASNKKTEIFRIAPATISLELDLNMFSRETDLPHIKAQSNGVRSGYYSAAFLLQRILADKLDVDPTEIEIADISMKTLDDGTDRKIAEIILTDELPNGSGFVRYLYNNFQNILDEAINPLDPNNYLGKIHTHAHQYGCKDACYDCLKVYRNMNYHSLLDWRLGLAMMRVMSDSTYVCGTDGNFNDYIELRDWLVFATELRDSFFSSFYSNSETAERGEIHGLPVIFFYGKNKRNVIMIVHPFWDLRNIREANWLAETKAEIDEYTSSRNGTVSIVDTFNLHRRPGWCYEKLVNR from the coding sequence ATGAAAGATCCAATCGGTTCATTTGAAACGATAAAAGAAAACTTTATCCGCTATGTTAAAACAGCATTCGGGACAAAGTTTGACGGTATAGAAAAAGAACGCTACGCATTACTTAATTCTGATAGAGTGTTTTACCGTAAACCGTGGATCGAACCGTTACCCGATTACATTTCAAGTAATAAGTGTATTGATGATTTAACACTTGCTGACTTAGGCAATGCATTAAATATTCACGAAGCAGAAAATTTTAAAACGCTTGTCAAAACTGGACTATTTCAATCAACAATAAAACTGTATTCACATCAAGCAGAAATGTTAAAACAAACATTGGAAGGGAACAATTGCATCATTACATCAGGAACAGGCTCAGGAAAAACAGAATCTTTCTTGTTGCCATTGTTTGCTCAACTGGCAAAAGAGTTTACCATCTGGCAAACGCCATTAACAAAACCAGCAACTGTAAATACTTGGTGGAAAGAAAGATCAGAAGGAGGATTAACCACAACTCAAATCGTGAACACTTCAAACTTTACTTTGAGTAATGCAGCAAGGCAACGACAACATGAGAAAAGGAAAGCAGGAGTTAGGGCATTAATTCTTTACCCGATGAATGCATTGGTTGAAGACCAAATGAGTCGCTTAAGAAAAGCACTTGATTCAGATGATACAAGGCAATGGCTGAATTCAAACGCAAATGGAAATGCTATTTATTTCGGCAGATACAATGGTAGTTCGCCTGTTGCAGGTGAGTTGAAAAAAATCACTGACAATGGAACTGTAATCAACAAGAGAAAAGTTAATCAGTTGGTTGAAGTGTTGCGACAAATTGAAACTGATTCAGACAGGGTTGAACAATACATCCGAACAACAGGAAAAACCAGAAACGAAGCAAGAGAATTAAAATCTTTTTACCAACGCTTAGATGGTTCAGAAATGAGAAGCCGATTTGATATGCAAGTTGCACCACCTGACATTCTCATTACAAACTATTCCATGCTGAGCATAATGTTAATGAGGGATATTGACAAAGGAATATTTGATGAAACAAAAGAATGGTTGGCTTGTGAAGATTTACCGGAAGCAGAAAGAGCAGCAGCAAAACCAAATCGGATTTTTCATTTAATCATTGATGAGTTACACTTGTATAGAGGCACACAAGGCACAGAGGTAGCATACTTGCTCAAACTTGTGCTTAACCGCTTAGGACTACATCCACATCACCCACAGTTACGTATACTTGCATCAAGTGCATCCCTTGAAAGCGGAAACAAAGACAGTAAAAATTTTATTTGTGATTTCTTTGGTGTGAGCCAAGAACATTTTGACAGAAAGTTCAAACTGATTGAAGGAGTAAATAATCATGTTACTCCTTTTCCCGAAAATGGAAGAAAACTTCCGTTAAATCCTTTCAAAAAAATTGCGAAAGAATTTTCTTTGGCGAAAGGAAATATTTCAAACACAACTTTCATTGTAACTTGCGAAACTGCAGCAACCCAAATAGCAACCGCATTCAACATTGCGCAGCGGGGAAGCGGGATTGAAAAATTACTTTCAGTAATTACAAATCCTTCATTTCAACTGAAAGAAAGATTGTATTCTCCTTGCGATGATTACAAAGCAGTTTGTTCAATCAAAGCAAACGGCGATGATGCAACAGGAAAATATTTTGCAGAAACCATTTTTGAAAACACAACTTCAAAAGAAGATTTACAAAATGCTTTGAGAGGTTTACTCATCACAAGAGCACTGTTGGATGAAATGCAATTTCAAGCAATCGCCAATGCTATTCCTGATGAAAGAAAATTACCAAGGTTCAGGTTTCATTACTTCTTTAGAAATATAGAAGGAATATGGGCCTCAGTAAAAGCAGATGATATTGATAATGATGCATTCGCAGACGGAGAAAGGACAGCCGGAAAACTTTATTCAACAACAAGAATAAATTCTGAAAGAGGAAACCGGATTTTAGAATTACTCTATTGCGATAATTGCGGAACAACTTTGTTTGGAGGAAGTCGATTAGTTACAAGAAATGAATCGGGTAACCATTCTTTTGAATTGCTTCCTATTAGTCCAAACATTGAAGGCGTACCGGAAAAAACATCGGCAAAACTTGTTGAGAAAAGAAGTTTCCAAGAATTCGCAGTTTTTTGGGCTTGCGGTAATCAAGAGTTCACAAAGCATGACCGTGAACATGGAATTCCTGTTGACTATTGGCGGCAAACAACAGTGAACGGATTTAATCAAGGCAACTATGAATCAAATTGGATCCCGGCATCACTCAATTGCATTTCAGGTGATATTGATTTTTCACATGAAAAGGCAAACGCAGAGAGCAACAATTGGATTAAAGGATACTACTTCACAATTACACAGAACGGTTCAAACAGAGATATTGCCTTTCCTGATGCAAGCGGGAATATTGACACAAGAGAAACACATCGGGCTTTGCCAAATGTTTGCCCGTGTTGTGGTTTGAATAATCAGAGAAGGAGAAATGATTCACGGAAAGTAAAGACAACATCAATCAGAGGTTTCAGAACCGGTTTTGCCAAGACAACACAAATGTTTGCAAAGGAATTGATGTATCAGTTGCCTGACAACGAATCAGAAAGAAAGTTGGTTGTGTTTTCTGATAGTCGTGAAGATGCAGCACAAATTGCAAACGGAATTGAAAGAAATCACTTCACAGATTTGTTGAGAGAAATTTTAGTGAGTGAACTTCACACTAACCTGATGTTACGGTTTCAAATTGTAAATGCGTTTGATAGTGGCGACATAACGAAGCAAGCAGAATTCCGATTACAATCACAAACTATTTTTGACGAAGTAGAATACTTATTTGAGAAATCAAACTACACCGGAACTAATACAAATCGGCTAAGAGAAAAAGAAGATGTAATTTCAAAGTTGAATGAATACCGTTCACTCTTGATAAATGTGAGAGAGTTGGTTCACATTACCAATTCAGTAAACCTTGCGCCACTCATAAAACAGTTTGTTAATTTAGGAATAAACCCCGGTGGGAATGACATTTCATTGCAATCAAAACCGTTGAACGGAAGATTTGTTCCTTGGTATGAATTGATAAACTTTGAAAGGGAAGAATGGAATGCTGGAATCAGTGATGAGTTTATTGCAGAAATGAGAGATGGAACTTTCACAAATCTCGCTTCTATGTTTTTCGGTTCTCTTTTTTATTCGTTTGAATCTTCTGCGTTGGGTTATATAAGCATCAATCCTGTATTGCAAGTTATCACTAACCAAGCAAACGCAGTTGCAATTGCAAGAAATGAGTTTATGCAAATTGTAAATTCCACTATCAGAATATTAGGAGACAAATACAAGCACAACAAAGTTGATGATGCTGACCCTTTTAACTTCACAGCATACAGGGAACTTCCAGGACAAGTGAAAAAATACATCCGTGTAGTTGCGGCAAGATATTCAAAACAAGAAACTGAAATTGGTGATGCAGTATTCACAACACTTTCAACAAGCGGATTGCTTGCAGGTGATACAGGAATTCAAATTGAAAATCTTTTCATCAAAGTTGCGCGGGCAACCGATCCAGTTTGGACAAGCCCGAGAGGAAGCAGACCACACTTGCATTTTAGCGGAGGCATCTGCACATATTCAGTAACTCCTTTGAAACTCCAACCCGACAGTGTATGTGATGATATTTGGGAAGAAAATTATCTATCGTACAATGCAATAAAAGAAAAAAGGCAACCAATACGTTTGCATTGCGAAGAATTGACAGGACAAACTGATGACCAGTTTGAGAGGCAACGGCATTTCAGAAATATCATTTTACCGGACGAAGGTATCAGGCAAGTAAAAACTATTGACTTATTGAGTGTAACAACAACACTTGAAGTTGGTGTTGATATAGGGGCATTGCAAGCGGTGATGTTAGGAAATATGCCACCACAAAGATTTAACTACCAACAAAGAGTTGGTCGTGCAGGACGGAGAGGACAAGCATATTCAGTGATTCTAACTTTTTGTAGAGGTAGAAGTCATGACGAATTTTATTTTTCAAATCCTCATAAAATAACAGGTGATTCACCACCTACTCCATTCCTCACTATGAATCAAGATAGGATATTCAAACGACTACTTGCAAAAGAAATTTTCAGGAAAGCATACATTGATGAAAGCATTGACATAACAAACGACGAAAAATCAAGTGTGCATGGTGAGTTTGGAAACATTGGTGATGCACAAATGAATTGGACAGATTACAAAGCACAAATCATTCATTGGATAAACAACAGCCGGACAAAGATTGAAGCAACAATTGATGCTTTGATAACACCGGCCTTGCAAGTAAGGAGAAATGATTTAATTACATGGATAACAGATACAACAGGTGCAAACGGTCTAATTGAAAAAGCACAAAGCATAATCAACAATGAGGAAATTGCAACGACTGATGTTTCAGAAAAATTAGCTGAAGGCGGAATACTTCCAATGTTTGGAATGCCAACTACAATCAGAAATTTATATCATAGTATCAACAATCATTTAGAACCGCTTTCAATTGACAGATCACAGTCAATGGCGATTTATGAGTTTGCACCGGGAGCACAAAAAACAAAAGACAAAGCAATTCATCAAGTTATTGGTTTCACAAGCGACATTATCAATACAAGAATTCACGGAAAGGAAACAGTGATCAATGCAAGAACAAGCAACCAACTTCCGTTTTCGTTGAACCGTTGGTTTGTTCGTTGCAGGGCTTGCGGTTTTTTTGAAACTTATTCAGAAGAAAGAAAGATGGAATTAGAAGGACAAAATCAATTTGATAGTTGCCCGAATTGTGGTGAAGTAAACCCAGATAAATATCAGAGACCAATAAAGTTGAAATCTCCTAGAGCTTACAGGACAAATCTTTCTTTAGGTAGTGATTCAAAAGATGATTCAGAATTGCTTTTGTCAAGACCACCAATTTTTGCAGAGAAAATAAATGACCCTGCAAATCCTGACCAACATCAAGTTGTAAACAATGCGGACTTAATCATTAGCGACAAAGATGTAACTTGGAGAGTGAACACAAACTCTGACAGATATTTCACAGGAAAACTTTACAACACGAACAACAGATTTCCATTTAATTCAGTAATTGGGTTTTGGTTTAACAACCAGTGGTTAGTAAATGATTTGGCGGTTAATTCAAATTCAAATGGTTATTCAATTTTCGTTCAGAACAATGCAGCCGGACAAGATGAACAAATTGCTTTGGCAAGCAATAAGAAAACAGAAATTTTCAGAATAGCGCCTGCAACAATTTCATTGGAGTTAGACCTGAATATGTTTTCAAGAGAGACAGATTTGCCTCATATCAAAGCACAATCAAACGGAGTTCGTTCAGGATATTATTCTGCAGCGTTTTTATTGCAAAGAATTTTAGCTGACAAACTTGATGTTGATCCAACTGAAATTGAGATTGCAGACATATCAATGAAAACGCTTGACGATGGAACAGACAGAAAAATTGCAGAAATTATTCTTACAGATGAATTGCCAAATGGTTCAGGATTCGTGAGATATTTATACAACAACTTTCAAAACATTCTTGACGAAGCAATTAATCCATTAGACCCGAATAATTATTTGGGAAAGATTCATACTCATGCACATCAATACGGGTGTAAGGATGCCTGCTATGATTGTTTGAAAGTTTACAGGAACATGAACTATCACAGTTTACTTGATTGGAGATTAGGTTTGGCAATGATGAGAGTAATGAGTGATTCAACTTATGTGTGTGGCACTGATGGAAATTTCAATGACTACATTGAATTGCGAGATTGGTTAGTGTTTGCGACTGAATTAAGAGATTCGTTCTTCTCATCATTCTATTCTAATTCTGAAACAGCCGAGAGAGGAGAGATTCACGGCTTACCTGTAATTTTCTTCTATGGGAAGAACAAAAGAAATGTAATAATGATTGTTCATCCGTTTTGGGATTTGAGAAATATCAGGGAAGCAAATTGGTTGGCAGAAACAA